In Erinaceus europaeus chromosome 10, mEriEur2.1, whole genome shotgun sequence, one DNA window encodes the following:
- the ALAD gene encoding delta-aminolevulinic acid dehydratase isoform X2: MQPQSVLHSGYFHPLLRTWQASTSTLNASNLIYPIFVTDVPEDVQPIASLPGVARYGVNRLEEMLKPLVEEGLRCVLLFGVPSRVPKDERGSAADSEDSPAIEAIRLLRKIFPSLLVACDVCLCPYTSHGHCGLLSENGAFLAEESRRRLAEVALAYAKAGCQVIAPSDMMDGRVEAIKEALMAHGLGNRVSVMSYSAKFASCFYGPFRDAAKSSPAFGDRRCYQLPPGARGLALRAVDRDVREGADMLMVKPGMPYLDLVREVKDKHPELPLAVYHVSGEFAMLWHGAQAGAFDLKAAVLEAMTAFRRAGADIIITYYTPQLLQWLKE, from the exons ATGCAGCCCCAGTCTGTTCTGCACAGTGGCTACTTCCACCCCTTGCTTCGAACATGGCAGGCTTCAACCTCCACCCTCAATGCCTCCAATCTCATCTACCCCATCTTTGTCAC GGATGTTCCCGAGGATGTTCAGCCCATCGCCAGCCTCCCAGGTGTGGCCAG GTATGGTGTGAACCGGCTAGAAGAGATGCTGAAGCCCCTGGTGGAAGAAGGCCTGCGCTGTGTCCTGCTCTTTGGCGTCCCTAGTCGAGTACCCAAG GATGAGCGGGGCTCTGCAGCTGACTCTGAGGACTCCCCAGCTATTGAGGCTATCCGTCTATTGCGCAAGATCTTCCCCAGCCTCCTGGTGGCCTGTGATGTCTGCCTGTGCCCCTACACCTCCCATGGGCACTGTG GTCTTCTGAGTGAGAATGGGGCATTTCTGGCTGAGGAGAGCCGCCGCCGGCTGGCAGAGGTAGCATTAGCCTATGCCAAGGCAG GATGTCAGGTGATAGCCCCATCAGACATGATGGATGGACGAGTGGAGGCCATCAAAGAAGCTCTGATGGCACATGGACTTGGAAACAGG GTATCAGTGATGAGCTATAGTGCCAAATTTGCTTCCTGCTTCTATGGACCTTTCCG AGATGCGGCTAAATCAAGCCCAGCCTTTGGAGACCGCCGCTGCTACCAGCTGCCACCCGGAGCACGAGGCCTGGCCCTCCGTGCAGTG GACCGGGATGTACGAGAAGGAGCTGACATGCTCATGGTGAAGCCAGGAATGCCCTACCTGGACCTTGTGCGTGAGGTCAAAGACAAG CACCCAGAGCTCCCACTGGCTGTGTACCATGTTTCTGGAGAGTTTGCCATGTTGTGGCACGGAGCCCAGGCTGGGGCATTTGATCTCAAGGCCGCTGTACTGGAGGCTATGACCGCCTTCCGCAGAGCAG GTGCTGACATCATCATCACCTACTACACACCTCAGCTCTTGCAGTGGCTGAAGGAGTGA
- the ALAD gene encoding delta-aminolevulinic acid dehydratase isoform X1 — protein sequence MAGLEGDYDKSPQARILRLHSWQCNRVRGLDAARAEHTADTSGALSFNESAVPAPVPSTMQPQSVLHSGYFHPLLRTWQASTSTLNASNLIYPIFVTDVPEDVQPIASLPGVARYGVNRLEEMLKPLVEEGLRCVLLFGVPSRVPKDERGSAADSEDSPAIEAIRLLRKIFPSLLVACDVCLCPYTSHGHCGLLSENGAFLAEESRRRLAEVALAYAKAGCQVIAPSDMMDGRVEAIKEALMAHGLGNRVSVMSYSAKFASCFYGPFRDAAKSSPAFGDRRCYQLPPGARGLALRAVDRDVREGADMLMVKPGMPYLDLVREVKDKHPELPLAVYHVSGEFAMLWHGAQAGAFDLKAAVLEAMTAFRRAGADIIITYYTPQLLQWLKE from the exons ATGGCGGGTTTAGAGGGGGACTATGACAAGAGTCCTCAGGCTCGGATTCTGCGTCTGCATTCCTGGCAGTGCAACCGAGTCCGTGGTTTGGACGCTGCGAG AGCTGAGCACACTGCAGACACCTCAGGAGCCCTCAGTTTCAACGAGTCAGCTGTGCCTGCCCCCGTGCCATCCACCATGCAGCCCCAGTCTGTTCTGCACAGTGGCTACTTCCACCCCTTGCTTCGAACATGGCAGGCTTCAACCTCCACCCTCAATGCCTCCAATCTCATCTACCCCATCTTTGTCAC GGATGTTCCCGAGGATGTTCAGCCCATCGCCAGCCTCCCAGGTGTGGCCAG GTATGGTGTGAACCGGCTAGAAGAGATGCTGAAGCCCCTGGTGGAAGAAGGCCTGCGCTGTGTCCTGCTCTTTGGCGTCCCTAGTCGAGTACCCAAG GATGAGCGGGGCTCTGCAGCTGACTCTGAGGACTCCCCAGCTATTGAGGCTATCCGTCTATTGCGCAAGATCTTCCCCAGCCTCCTGGTGGCCTGTGATGTCTGCCTGTGCCCCTACACCTCCCATGGGCACTGTG GTCTTCTGAGTGAGAATGGGGCATTTCTGGCTGAGGAGAGCCGCCGCCGGCTGGCAGAGGTAGCATTAGCCTATGCCAAGGCAG GATGTCAGGTGATAGCCCCATCAGACATGATGGATGGACGAGTGGAGGCCATCAAAGAAGCTCTGATGGCACATGGACTTGGAAACAGG GTATCAGTGATGAGCTATAGTGCCAAATTTGCTTCCTGCTTCTATGGACCTTTCCG AGATGCGGCTAAATCAAGCCCAGCCTTTGGAGACCGCCGCTGCTACCAGCTGCCACCCGGAGCACGAGGCCTGGCCCTCCGTGCAGTG GACCGGGATGTACGAGAAGGAGCTGACATGCTCATGGTGAAGCCAGGAATGCCCTACCTGGACCTTGTGCGTGAGGTCAAAGACAAG CACCCAGAGCTCCCACTGGCTGTGTACCATGTTTCTGGAGAGTTTGCCATGTTGTGGCACGGAGCCCAGGCTGGGGCATTTGATCTCAAGGCCGCTGTACTGGAGGCTATGACCGCCTTCCGCAGAGCAG GTGCTGACATCATCATCACCTACTACACACCTCAGCTCTTGCAGTGGCTGAAGGAGTGA
- the POLE3 gene encoding DNA polymerase epsilon subunit 3 has product MAERPEDLNLPNAVITRIIKEALPDGVNISKEARSAISRAASVFVLYATSCANNFAMKGKRKTLNASDVLSAMEEMEFQRFITPLKEALEAYRREQKGKKEASEQKKKDKDRKTDSEEQDKSRDEDNDEDEERLEEEEQNEEEEVDN; this is encoded by the exons ATGGCAGAGCGGCCCGAGGACCTAAACTTGCCTAATGCTGTCATCACTAGGATCATCAAGGAGGCG CTCCCGGACGGTGTCAACATCTCCAAGGAGGCCCGGAGCGCCATCTCCCGCGCCGCCAGCGTCTTCGTGCTGTACGCCACGTCCTG TGCCAACAACTTCGCAATGAAAGGGAAACGGAAGACACTGAATGCCAGTGATGTGCTCTCAGCTATGGAGGAGATGGAATTCCAGCGGTTCATTACCCCACTAAAAGAAGCTCTAGAAG CATATAGGAGAGAGCAGAAAGGCAAGAAAGAAGCTTCAGAACAAAAGAAGAAGGATAAAGACCGAAAAACAGATTCAGAAGAGCAGGACAAGAGCAGGGATGAGGACAATGATGAAGATGAGGAAAGACTGGAAGAAGAGGAGCAGAATGAAGAGGAAGAAGTGGACAACTGA